One part of the Streptomyces lienomycini genome encodes these proteins:
- a CDS encoding GntR family transcriptional regulator, with the protein MAEQLTGLADDRALLGRTSTAERVSDILRSRIAEGYFPPGTRLSEDSIGGALGVSRNTLRESFRLLTHERLLVHELNRGVFVRVLTVEDVEDIYRTRSLVECAVVRGLGDPPYTLDGLSEAVDEGRRAAREGDWKTVGTANIHFHRELVALAGSERTDELMRSVFAELRLAFHVVDDPRRLHEPYIARNAELLATLENGEREAAARLLAVYLDDSLERVVEVYLRRVGDEG; encoded by the coding sequence ATGGCAGAGCAGTTGACGGGACTGGCCGACGACCGCGCCCTCCTCGGGCGGACCAGTACCGCGGAGCGCGTCTCGGACATCCTCAGGAGCCGGATCGCCGAGGGCTACTTCCCACCGGGGACCCGTTTGTCGGAGGACAGCATCGGTGGCGCGCTCGGCGTCTCCCGCAACACCCTGCGCGAGTCGTTCCGGCTGCTCACGCACGAACGCCTGCTCGTCCACGAACTGAACCGCGGCGTCTTCGTGCGGGTGCTCACCGTCGAGGACGTCGAGGACATCTACCGGACCCGCTCTCTCGTCGAGTGCGCCGTCGTCCGGGGCCTCGGCGACCCGCCGTACACGCTGGACGGTCTCTCCGAGGCCGTCGACGAGGGGCGGCGGGCGGCTCGCGAAGGTGACTGGAAAACCGTGGGCACGGCCAACATCCACTTCCACCGGGAACTGGTCGCCCTGGCCGGCAGTGAACGCACCGACGAACTGATGCGCAGCGTCTTCGCCGAACTGCGCCTCGCCTTCCACGTCGTGGACGATCCCCGGCGCCTGCACGAGCCCTACATCGCACGGAACGCGGAGCTCCTCGCGACTCTGGAGAACGGCGAGCGGGAAGCGGCGGCGCGACTGCTCGCGGTCTACCTCGACGACTCGCTCGAACGCGTCGTGGAGGTCTACCTGCGGCGGGTCGGGGACGAGGGGTAG
- a CDS encoding MFS transporter, whose protein sequence is MSTPPPPQAPTAGAPPSGAGEHPANDGPFGWLRALGPRGRRAFGGAFGGYALDSYDYFTLPLTMVALAAYFGLDSGQTGLLTTVTLVVSAIGGALAGVLADRIGRVKALLLTVITYAVFTVACGFAPNYETLLVFRALQGLGFGGEWAVGAVLVAEYASARHRGRTLGAVQSSWAVGWALAVVVYTLVFSLVGDDLAWRVMFWTGALPALLVVWVRRSVHDAPRAAEAREKGAGKGSFAAIFEPGTADSPGLLRVTLFASLLSTGVQGGYYTLATWVPTYLKDERDLSVVGTGGYLTFLISGAFLGYLTGGHLTDLLGRRRNIWLFALLSAVCILAYANIPSGADALLLVLGFPLGFCMSAIFSGFGSYLSELYPTAVRGAGQGFTYNTGRAVGAVFPTTVGFLADSWGVGGALVFGAIGYGIAALALLWLPETRGRELA, encoded by the coding sequence ATGAGCACTCCCCCTCCCCCTCAGGCCCCGACCGCCGGTGCCCCTCCGTCGGGCGCGGGTGAACACCCCGCGAACGACGGTCCGTTCGGCTGGCTGCGGGCTCTCGGTCCGCGAGGCCGCCGCGCCTTCGGCGGCGCGTTCGGCGGTTACGCCCTCGACTCGTACGACTACTTCACCCTGCCGCTGACCATGGTCGCGCTGGCCGCCTACTTCGGTCTGGACAGCGGCCAGACCGGCTTGCTGACGACGGTGACCCTGGTCGTCTCGGCGATCGGCGGCGCCCTCGCGGGTGTCCTGGCGGACCGGATCGGCCGGGTCAAGGCACTGCTGCTCACCGTGATCACCTACGCCGTGTTCACCGTGGCCTGCGGCTTCGCGCCCAACTACGAGACGCTGCTCGTCTTCCGCGCCCTTCAGGGTCTCGGCTTCGGCGGCGAGTGGGCGGTCGGCGCCGTCCTGGTCGCCGAGTACGCGAGCGCCAGGCACCGGGGGCGCACGCTCGGCGCGGTCCAGAGCTCCTGGGCCGTGGGCTGGGCCCTCGCGGTGGTCGTGTACACGCTGGTGTTCTCACTGGTCGGCGACGATCTGGCCTGGCGTGTCATGTTCTGGACGGGCGCGCTCCCGGCGCTGCTCGTGGTGTGGGTGCGGCGCAGCGTGCACGACGCGCCCAGGGCCGCCGAGGCCCGTGAGAAGGGTGCGGGCAAGGGCTCGTTCGCCGCGATCTTCGAGCCGGGCACGGCGGACTCACCGGGCCTGTTGCGCGTCACGCTCTTCGCGAGCCTGCTCTCCACCGGGGTCCAGGGCGGCTACTACACCCTGGCCACCTGGGTGCCGACGTATCTCAAGGACGAGCGCGACCTGTCGGTCGTCGGCACCGGCGGTTACCTGACGTTCCTCATCTCGGGCGCGTTCCTCGGCTACCTCACCGGCGGTCATCTCACCGATCTGCTGGGCCGCAGGCGCAACATCTGGCTCTTCGCGCTGCTGTCGGCGGTCTGCATCCTGGCGTACGCGAACATCCCGAGCGGCGCCGACGCCCTGCTCCTGGTGCTCGGTTTCCCGCTCGGCTTCTGCATGTCGGCGATCTTCAGCGGATTCGGTTCGTATCTGAGCGAGCTGTACCCGACGGCGGTACGGGGCGCGGGCCAGGGGTTCACGTACAACACCGGACGCGCCGTGGGCGCCGTCTTCCCGACCACGGTCGGCTTCCTCGCCGACAGCTGGGGCGTGGGCGGCGCGCTGGTCTTCGGCGCCATCGGCTACGGCATCGCGGCGCTGGCTCTGCTGTGGCTGCCGGAGACGCGCGGAAGGGAACTGGCATGA
- a CDS encoding putative hydro-lyase has protein sequence MNPPRHSTGDRPLALVDEHAHAWSPKAARSRFREGLTGPTAGVAADHTQANLISVPADWAYDMLLFCTRNPQPCPVLDVTDAGSWTTVLADGADLRTDLPRYRVWRDGELVDEPTDVRARWRDDLVTFLLGCSFTFEWALAAAGVPIRHVEQGRNVPMYVTSRECRPAGRLHGPMVVSMRPVPPAHLSAAIRESGLLPAVHGSPVHCGDPSALGIDDLDRPDFGDAVEREPDDIPVFWACGVTPQAAVMASRPPFALTHAPGQMFLTDARDEQYRVG, from the coding sequence ATGAATCCCCCGCGGCACTCGACCGGGGACCGGCCACTCGCCCTCGTCGACGAGCACGCGCACGCGTGGAGCCCGAAAGCGGCCCGTTCCCGATTCCGGGAGGGCCTGACCGGACCCACGGCAGGCGTCGCGGCCGACCACACCCAGGCCAACCTGATCTCGGTGCCCGCCGACTGGGCGTACGACATGCTGCTGTTCTGCACCCGCAACCCGCAGCCCTGCCCGGTGCTCGACGTCACGGACGCCGGGTCCTGGACCACGGTGCTCGCCGACGGCGCGGACCTGCGCACCGATCTGCCGCGCTACCGGGTGTGGCGGGACGGCGAGCTGGTGGACGAGCCGACGGACGTGCGGGCGCGCTGGCGGGACGACCTGGTGACGTTCCTGCTCGGCTGCAGCTTCACCTTCGAGTGGGCGCTCGCTGCGGCGGGCGTCCCGATCCGCCATGTCGAGCAGGGCCGCAACGTCCCGATGTACGTCACCTCGCGCGAGTGCCGTCCGGCCGGGCGGTTGCACGGGCCGATGGTGGTGTCGATGCGTCCCGTGCCGCCCGCGCACCTGTCGGCGGCGATCCGCGAGAGCGGGCTGCTCCCGGCGGTGCACGGCAGTCCGGTGCACTGCGGCGATCCGTCGGCACTGGGCATCGACGACCTCGACCGGCCGGACTTCGGCGACGCGGTGGAGCGCGAGCCGGACGACATCCCCGTCTTCTGGGCCTGCGGTGTGACCCCGCAGGCGGCGGTCATGGCCTCGCGGCCGCCTTTCGCCCTCACCCACGCGCCGGGCCAGATGTTCCTCACCGACGCCCGTGACGAGCAGTACCGCGTGGGGTGA
- a CDS encoding HEAT repeat domain-containing protein: protein MFDPVIAPSGTLLGLLQRGRGDGTLHALTAPRAEALAALNHCVLHDPRHDWQVENRSLYYARLYLDLNGELDAIEAHLFAPEDVLDADESRTGLALAVLGHLASYGRLDALRLLRRYAAHGVNWAWALDELALRDDDAGLRALAAPVLARFPRDAEGEAELAVAVRDAFEPRPWRLWADDPRASIATRVRAAQETGCFDRWQRQMNSTGPRPGWSVRAVFEWAEQGVERGTPLHVPAARCLTAVAGPEDRPEIVEAARSGTEGARCTALRYLADSNDPEVLDLVEGAVATGSVPVVEAAVAAYERMRSVAAVDRARGWTHRPDALGAAAGRVLACRGAAQDRDLVLAALREAVRGEGPDAPTLWTLVDGTGRLGIACAAPVLRHIYRETASSHLRGRAARALAATDPSFAAGFAIECLWDCEETTREVAARHAETGDNRVVERLRRLAADPAEEDEVQTAVRSRFGPDAPAV, encoded by the coding sequence ATGTTCGATCCGGTCATAGCGCCCAGCGGTACGCTGCTCGGCCTGCTTCAGCGGGGTCGCGGCGACGGCACGCTGCACGCGCTCACCGCTCCGCGCGCCGAAGCGCTCGCGGCTCTGAACCACTGTGTGCTCCACGATCCGCGCCACGACTGGCAGGTCGAGAACCGCTCCCTCTACTACGCCCGCCTCTACCTCGACCTGAACGGCGAGCTGGACGCGATCGAGGCCCACCTCTTCGCCCCCGAGGACGTCCTGGACGCCGACGAGTCGCGCACCGGGCTGGCCCTCGCCGTCCTCGGTCACCTCGCCTCCTACGGCAGGCTGGACGCGCTCCGGCTGCTGCGCCGGTACGCCGCCCACGGCGTCAACTGGGCGTGGGCCCTGGACGAGCTGGCGCTGCGCGACGACGACGCCGGCCTGCGGGCCCTCGCCGCGCCCGTGCTGGCCCGCTTCCCGCGCGACGCCGAGGGCGAGGCCGAGCTGGCCGTCGCCGTGCGCGACGCCTTCGAACCCCGGCCCTGGCGTCTGTGGGCCGACGACCCCCGCGCATCGATCGCCACCCGCGTGCGTGCCGCCCAGGAAACGGGCTGCTTCGACCGCTGGCAGCGCCAGATGAACTCCACCGGACCGCGTCCGGGCTGGAGCGTGCGGGCCGTGTTCGAGTGGGCCGAGCAGGGCGTCGAGCGCGGCACCCCGCTCCATGTGCCGGCCGCCCGCTGCCTCACCGCCGTCGCCGGTCCCGAGGACCGCCCCGAGATCGTCGAGGCCGCCCGGTCCGGCACCGAGGGCGCCCGCTGCACCGCCCTGCGCTATCTCGCGGACAGTAACGATCCGGAGGTTCTCGACCTGGTCGAGGGCGCCGTGGCCACCGGCTCGGTGCCCGTCGTCGAGGCCGCCGTGGCCGCCTACGAACGCATGCGCAGCGTCGCCGCCGTCGACCGCGCGCGCGGCTGGACGCACCGTCCCGACGCCCTGGGCGCCGCCGCCGGACGGGTGCTCGCCTGCCGGGGCGCCGCGCAGGACCGGGACCTCGTCCTCGCCGCACTCCGGGAGGCGGTGCGCGGCGAAGGCCCCGACGCGCCGACCCTGTGGACCCTCGTGGACGGCACCGGACGGCTCGGTATCGCCTGCGCCGCCCCCGTACTGCGCCACATCTACCGCGAAACCGCCTCCTCCCACCTGCGCGGGCGGGCCGCCCGCGCACTGGCCGCCACCGATCCGTCCTTCGCGGCCGGCTTCGCCATCGAGTGCCTGTGGGACTGCGAGGAGACCACCCGCGAGGTCGCCGCGCGCCATGCCGAGACCGGCGACAACCGCGTCGTCGAACGGCTGCGCAGGCTCGCCGCCGACCCGGCCGAGGAGGACGAGGTCCAGACGGCGGTACGCAGCCGCTTCGGCCCGGACGCCCCCGCGGTGTGA
- a CDS encoding ankyrin repeat domain-containing protein, giving the protein MSEAPDPEVVELATKIFDLARQGRTEDLVAYVDAGVPADLTNDRGDSLVMLAAYHGHADAVRALLARGADADRVNDRGQTPLAGAAFKGETEVTKALLEAGADPAAGTPSAVDTARMFARTDLLELFGTR; this is encoded by the coding sequence ATGAGTGAAGCCCCCGACCCCGAGGTCGTGGAGCTGGCGACCAAGATCTTCGATCTGGCCCGGCAGGGGCGGACCGAGGACCTGGTGGCCTACGTGGACGCCGGCGTTCCGGCCGACCTCACCAACGACCGCGGCGACTCCCTCGTGATGCTCGCCGCCTACCACGGCCACGCCGACGCGGTGCGCGCGCTGCTGGCCCGGGGCGCCGACGCCGACCGTGTCAACGACCGGGGTCAGACGCCACTCGCCGGAGCCGCCTTCAAGGGGGAGACGGAAGTGACCAAGGCGCTTCTGGAGGCGGGCGCGGATCCCGCGGCGGGCACACCGTCGGCCGTCGACACGGCGCGGATGTTCGCCCGGACGGACCTGCTGGAGCTGTTCGGCACCCGGTGA
- a CDS encoding SCO1417 family PLP biosynthesis transcription factor, translating to MAQWTSAVGAGQLARLLGSQQDRPAGPGTRRPPAYRALADGVRLLVLEGRVPVAARLPAERELALALTVSRTTVAAAYEALRAEGFLESRRGAGSWTAVPAGNPLPARGLEPLPPEALGSVIDLGCAALPAPEPWLTRAVQGALEELPPYAHTHGDYPAGLPALRAMIAERYTARGIPTMPEQIMVTTGAMGAIDAICHLFGGRGERIAVESPSYANILQLMREAGARLVPVAMAEGLAGWDVDRWRQVLREAAPRIAYVVADFHNPTGALADDDQRRRLVDAARSAGTVLVADETMSELRLDDDVEKPRPVCAFDPAGSTVVTVGSASKAFWAGMRIGWVRAAPDVIRSLVAARAYADMGTPVLEQLAVNWLFSTGGWEQAVTVRREQARRNRDELVAAVRRELPDWEFEVPRGGLTLWVRTGGLSGSRLAEAGERVGVRVPSGPRFGVDGAFEGYVRLPFTVGGAVAEEAAVRLAAAARLVESGGAGGGEAPRTFVA from the coding sequence ATGGCGCAGTGGACCTCGGCCGTGGGGGCGGGCCAGCTCGCCCGACTGCTCGGCTCCCAGCAGGACCGTCCGGCCGGGCCCGGCACCCGCCGCCCGCCGGCCTACCGGGCGCTCGCCGACGGTGTCCGGCTGCTGGTGCTGGAGGGCCGTGTCCCGGTCGCCGCCCGGCTGCCCGCAGAACGCGAGCTGGCCCTCGCGCTGACCGTCAGCCGCACCACCGTCGCCGCCGCCTACGAGGCGCTGCGCGCCGAGGGCTTCCTGGAGTCCCGGCGCGGCGCGGGCAGCTGGACCGCGGTCCCGGCCGGGAACCCGCTGCCGGCCCGCGGTCTCGAACCGCTGCCGCCCGAGGCCCTCGGCTCGGTGATCGACCTGGGCTGCGCGGCCCTGCCCGCACCGGAGCCCTGGCTCACCCGCGCGGTGCAGGGCGCCCTGGAGGAGCTGCCGCCGTACGCGCACACCCACGGCGACTACCCGGCCGGACTGCCCGCGCTACGCGCGATGATCGCCGAGCGCTACACCGCGCGGGGCATCCCCACCATGCCCGAGCAGATCATGGTGACCACGGGCGCGATGGGCGCGATCGACGCCATCTGCCACCTCTTCGGCGGACGCGGCGAGCGCATCGCCGTGGAGTCCCCGTCCTACGCCAACATCCTTCAGCTGATGCGCGAGGCAGGGGCCCGGCTGGTGCCCGTCGCGATGGCCGAGGGACTCGCCGGCTGGGACGTGGACCGCTGGCGCCAGGTGCTGCGCGAGGCGGCGCCCCGCATCGCCTACGTCGTCGCCGACTTCCACAACCCCACCGGCGCGCTCGCCGACGACGACCAGCGACGGCGCCTGGTGGACGCGGCCCGCTCGGCGGGGACGGTGCTCGTGGCCGACGAGACGATGAGCGAGCTGCGGCTGGACGACGACGTGGAGAAACCGCGACCCGTGTGCGCCTTCGACCCGGCCGGGTCCACCGTCGTCACCGTCGGCTCCGCGAGCAAGGCCTTCTGGGCCGGGATGCGCATCGGCTGGGTCCGTGCCGCGCCCGACGTGATCCGCAGCCTGGTCGCCGCGCGGGCGTACGCCGACATGGGCACGCCGGTGCTGGAGCAGCTCGCCGTGAACTGGCTGTTCAGCACCGGCGGCTGGGAGCAGGCCGTGACGGTGCGCCGGGAACAGGCCAGGCGGAACCGGGACGAGCTGGTGGCGGCGGTGCGGCGGGAGCTGCCCGACTGGGAGTTCGAGGTGCCCCGCGGCGGGCTGACCCTGTGGGTGCGGACCGGGGGCCTGTCGGGCTCCCGGCTCGCCGAGGCGGGGGAGCGGGTGGGCGTACGCGTGCCGTCCGGGCCCCGCTTCGGGGTCGACGGTGCCTTCGAGGGCTACGTCAGGCTGCCGTTCACCGTCGGCGGCGCGGTGGCCGAGGAGGCGGCGGTACGACTGGCGGCGGCGGCCCGGCTGGTGGAGAGCGGCGGGGCCGGGGGCGGCGAGGCACCGCGGACGTTCGTGGCGTGA
- the yczE gene encoding membrane protein YczE — protein sequence MSRRSGKSTHLARRLTQLYGGLVLYGASSALLVRSGLGLEPWNVLHQGLAEHTGLSMGVVLTIVGAAVLLLWIPLRQRPGLGTVSNVLVIGAAMDATLGVVPDAHGWSLRIAMMVAGIVLNGAATGLYIAARFGPGPRDGLMTGLNQRTGLSVRLVRTAVEITVVVTGFALGGTVGLGTLLYAVSIGPLAQVFLRVFAVPTAPDGSTVVAAARPRRAILRR from the coding sequence ATGTCCAGGCGGTCCGGGAAGTCCACGCACCTCGCACGGCGGCTGACCCAGCTCTACGGCGGCCTCGTGCTGTACGGGGCCAGTTCGGCCCTGCTGGTCAGGTCCGGGCTCGGTCTGGAGCCGTGGAACGTGCTGCATCAGGGCCTCGCGGAGCACACCGGCCTGTCGATGGGCGTGGTGCTCACGATCGTGGGCGCGGCCGTCCTGCTGCTGTGGATACCGCTGCGCCAGCGGCCGGGCCTCGGCACCGTCTCCAACGTGCTCGTGATCGGCGCCGCCATGGACGCCACGCTGGGTGTCGTGCCCGACGCCCATGGTTGGAGCCTGCGGATCGCGATGATGGTGGCGGGCATCGTGCTGAACGGCGCGGCGACCGGGCTGTACATCGCGGCCCGGTTCGGTCCCGGCCCGCGCGACGGCCTGATGACCGGGCTGAACCAGCGCACGGGGCTCTCGGTGCGCCTGGTGCGGACCGCCGTCGAGATCACCGTCGTGGTGACGGGCTTCGCCCTCGGCGGCACGGTCGGCCTCGGCACCCTGCTGTACGCCGTGTCGATCGGCCCGCTCGCCCAGGTGTTCCTGCGCGTGTTCGCCGTGCCGACGGCACCGGACGGCAGCACGGTGGTTGCCGCCGCTCGGCCCCGGCGCGCGATACTGCGTCGGTGA
- a CDS encoding glycerophosphodiester phosphodiesterase, producing the protein MTTPIRHPYLDHPGPIPFAHRGGAADGLENTLRQFRRAVGTGYRYIETDVHATRDGRLVAFHDATLDRVTDGAGRIADLPWERVRHARVAGEEPVPLFEELLEALPEVRWNIDVKAEPALRPLLELIARTDAWDRICVGSFSEARVVRAQRLAGPRLATSYGTRGVLGLRLRSWGVPAGPRRSAVAAQVPEAQSGIPVVDRRFVRAAHARGQQVHVWTVNDPDRMHRLLDLGVDGIMTDHIDTLRKVMEDRGVWA; encoded by the coding sequence GTGACCACGCCGATACGCCACCCGTACCTCGACCATCCGGGCCCGATCCCCTTCGCCCACCGGGGCGGGGCGGCGGACGGCCTGGAGAACACGCTGCGGCAGTTCCGCCGGGCGGTCGGGACGGGCTACCGGTACATCGAGACCGACGTGCACGCCACGCGGGACGGGAGGCTGGTCGCCTTCCACGACGCGACCCTGGACCGGGTGACGGACGGGGCCGGCCGGATCGCCGACCTGCCGTGGGAACGGGTGCGCCACGCGCGCGTGGCGGGCGAGGAACCGGTGCCGCTCTTCGAGGAGCTCCTGGAGGCCCTCCCCGAGGTGCGCTGGAACATCGACGTGAAGGCGGAGCCGGCGCTGCGGCCCCTCCTGGAGCTGATCGCGCGGACGGACGCCTGGGACCGGATCTGCGTGGGCTCGTTCTCCGAGGCACGCGTGGTCCGCGCCCAGCGGCTGGCCGGTCCTCGCCTGGCCACCTCGTACGGCACCCGGGGCGTCCTCGGTCTGCGGCTGCGCTCCTGGGGCGTGCCCGCCGGGCCGCGCCGCTCGGCGGTGGCCGCGCAGGTTCCCGAGGCACAGTCGGGCATCCCGGTGGTGGACCGCCGCTTCGTGCGGGCCGCCCACGCGCGCGGGCAGCAGGTGCACGTGTGGACGGTGAACGATCCGGACCGGATGCACCGGCTCCTGGACCTGGGAGTGGATGGCATCATGACCGATCACATCGACACACTGCGCAAGGTCATGGAGGACCGCGGCGTCTGGGCATGA
- a CDS encoding MFS transporter codes for MGTDTLHSEAADGAADRRREQRGWYFYDWACSVYSTSVLTVFLGPYLTSVAESAADADGYVHPLGIPVRAGSFFAYSVSLSVIVAVLVMPLVGAAADRSGRKKPLLAAAAYTGAAATTAMFFLDGDRYLLGGLLLVVANAAQSVAMMLYNSYLPQIAPPEERDAVSSRGWAFGYAAGGLVLVVNLVLYTGHDSFGLSESAAVRVCLASAGLWWGAFALIPLRRLRDRRAVAREAALPGFRQLAATVRDMRRRPLTLAFLLAYLVYNDGIQTVISQASVYGSEELGLGQSTLIVAVLLVQVLAVVGALALGRLARTYGARRTILGSLVAWTVTLAAGYFLPAGAPAWFFVLAAGIGLVLGGSQALSRSLFSHLVPPGKEAEYFSAYELSDRGMSWLGPLLFGLTYQLTGSYRDAIISLVAFFVIGFVLLARVPVRRAIRDAGNPVPERI; via the coding sequence GTGGGTACCGACACCCTGCACAGCGAGGCGGCCGACGGGGCCGCCGACCGGCGGCGCGAACAGCGGGGCTGGTACTTCTACGACTGGGCGTGCTCGGTCTACTCCACGAGCGTGCTCACCGTGTTCCTGGGTCCCTATCTGACGTCGGTCGCCGAGTCGGCGGCGGACGCGGACGGGTACGTCCACCCGCTGGGCATACCCGTGCGGGCCGGGTCGTTCTTCGCGTACTCGGTGTCCCTGTCGGTGATCGTGGCGGTGCTGGTGATGCCCCTGGTGGGGGCCGCCGCCGACCGCTCGGGGCGCAAGAAGCCGCTGCTGGCCGCCGCCGCGTACACCGGCGCGGCGGCCACGACCGCCATGTTCTTCCTCGACGGCGACCGCTATCTGCTGGGCGGGCTGCTCCTGGTCGTCGCGAACGCCGCGCAGTCGGTCGCGATGATGCTCTACAACTCCTATCTGCCCCAGATCGCCCCGCCCGAGGAGCGCGACGCCGTCTCCTCGCGCGGCTGGGCCTTCGGATACGCGGCCGGTGGCCTGGTGCTGGTCGTCAATCTGGTCCTCTACACCGGCCACGACTCCTTCGGGCTGAGCGAGAGCGCGGCGGTCCGCGTCTGCCTGGCCTCGGCGGGGCTGTGGTGGGGCGCCTTCGCGCTCATTCCGCTGCGGCGGCTGCGCGATCGTCGCGCGGTGGCCCGGGAGGCGGCGCTGCCCGGGTTCCGGCAGCTCGCGGCGACCGTCCGCGACATGCGCCGCCGCCCGCTGACGCTGGCCTTCCTGCTGGCGTACCTGGTCTACAACGACGGCATCCAGACGGTGATCTCCCAGGCGTCGGTGTACGGCTCCGAGGAACTCGGCCTGGGGCAGTCCACGCTCATCGTGGCGGTGCTGCTGGTGCAGGTCCTGGCGGTGGTGGGCGCGCTGGCGCTCGGCCGGCTGGCCCGGACGTACGGGGCCAGGCGCACGATCCTCGGTTCGCTGGTCGCCTGGACGGTGACCCTCGCGGCGGGGTACTTCCTGCCGGCCGGGGCACCGGCGTGGTTCTTCGTACTGGCCGCCGGGATCGGCCTCGTCCTGGGCGGCAGCCAGGCGCTGTCCCGGTCCCTGTTCTCCCACCTGGTCCCGCCCGGCAAGGAGGCCGAGTACTTCTCGGCGTACGAACTGAGCGACCGCGGGATGAGCTGGCTGGGGCCGCTGCTCTTCGGTCTCACCTACCAGCTCACCGGGAGCTACCGCGACGCGATCATCTCGCTGGTCGCCTTCTTCGTGATCGGTTTCGTGCTGCTGGCGCGGGTACCGGTGCGGCGGGCGATCCGGGACGCGGGCAATCCGGTACCCGAAAGGATTTAG
- a CDS encoding RNA polymerase-binding protein RbpA, with product MSERALRGTRLVVTSYETDRGIDLAPRQAVEYACEKGHRFEMPFSVEAEIPPEWECKVCGAQALLVDGDGPEEKKAKPARTHWDMLMERRTREELEEVLEERLAVLRSGAMNIAVHPRDSRKSA from the coding sequence ATGAGTGAGCGAGCTCTTCGCGGCACGCGCCTCGTGGTGACCAGCTACGAGACGGACCGCGGCATCGACCTGGCCCCGCGCCAGGCCGTGGAGTACGCATGCGAGAAGGGGCATCGATTCGAGATGCCCTTCTCGGTCGAGGCGGAGATCCCGCCGGAGTGGGAGTGCAAGGTCTGCGGGGCCCAGGCACTCCTGGTTGACGGCGACGGCCCTGAGGAGAAGAAGGCCAAGCCCGCGCGTACGCACTGGGACATGCTGATGGAGCGACGCACCCGCGAGGAACTCGAAGAGGTCCTCGAGGAGCGGCTGGCCGTTCTGCGCTCCGGCGCGATGAACATCGCGGTGCATCCGCGAGACAGCCGCAAGAGTGCGTAG
- the fxsA gene encoding FxsA family membrane protein — protein sequence MTTGAQTPRSPARPPRSRLRTLLPLGVAVWLVLEIWLLTVVAGASSGFVVFLLLVAGVVLGSVVIKAAGRRAFRNLTETLNQQQSGTPPEAARPNSEGNGLMMLGGLLLILPGLISDALGLIMLLPPVQKAVSRYAQRTVERRLRDAGPGSLGDAFRQARMHRPDGKVVQGEVIRDDPDDSPQDPRPPLTR from the coding sequence ATGACGACTGGCGCTCAGACCCCCAGGTCCCCCGCCCGGCCTCCGCGTTCCCGGCTGCGCACGCTTTTGCCGCTGGGCGTCGCCGTCTGGCTCGTGCTGGAGATCTGGCTGCTGACGGTGGTCGCGGGGGCGTCCAGCGGCTTCGTGGTCTTCCTGCTCCTGGTCGCCGGCGTGGTCCTGGGCTCCGTGGTCATCAAGGCGGCCGGCCGCCGGGCCTTCCGCAATCTCACCGAGACGCTCAACCAGCAGCAGTCGGGCACACCGCCCGAAGCCGCCCGCCCCAACAGCGAGGGCAACGGCCTGATGATGCTGGGCGGGCTGCTCCTGATCCTGCCCGGCCTGATCTCGGACGCGCTCGGCCTGATCATGCTGCTGCCGCCGGTGCAGAAGGCCGTCAGCCGCTACGCCCAGCGGACGGTGGAGCGCAGGCTCCGCGACGCCGGTCCGGGCAGCCTGGGCGACGCCTTCCGCCAGGCCCGCATGCACCGCCCGGACGGCAAGGTCGTCCAGGGCGAGGTCATACGGGACGACCCGGACGACTCCCCGCAGGACCCCCGCCCTCCGCTGACGCGCTGA